The genomic window tgttattgagactagtgcacttctccagatcctacatgatgcgtaaacaggctacttctcacaacctatgtacatataaacatatcacacaagtcggtacatcgcatggcgtctacacgtactcagtcggagatggtgaggatctcccttggcctgccgagggtgagacgcagtgacgctggggaatcaacctcctcctcgctaataggttccagacgaggaacgctgcgttgagctgatggagcaggtgccataggcggagtaacCTGAATATGTATGGGCgaaataggtggagtagcacgtattggagtgggtgcaatgagtgGTGCAACGCgaatgggagtgggtgcaatagcttggttaacttcctcagtggtaggcagacgacgaacagtggcgagaatggtaggcgaatgagaagctaaggacgagataaaagtcagcggtggagcggtgtgcaggagttccctcatgttggcggcacagccatggactgagtccatgcgggcagttACAAGGTTGTCCACCATGCGGTCGAAGGCtacctccagggctcggaggtactcgacaagcatctcaaaagcctcgtctcgctctcctctggggcaagagaatgagtagtgacaggtgtatggcacgtggcatggaaggtagcggtagcgacgggtcttcattgcaggaaggacatcccgaagacgagctatcgcctcgcgggcagccatctgcatagcatgcctctcagtaggcatggctctccccaagaattggaagcggcgtatctcagcacgccctcccctgaattgtaccgcggcctggtgcatggtcagattgtcgttgatcttatgtggataaagcgtgaagactgggcgcacggatggctccattgcgacctgaacgatgaaggagaggagcttgacgaacccctcaggcacgttggcgaacatttgtGATTCACAgttgttgccagccatctacaaaagtcgGCAAAAATTCTGagcgatcagatcataaattttatgctgactgtcataaaaatgactacatttgtaaaaaacatgaataaactctaCCATGCTAATAACCggttagcgatcgcacctagtggcttcctacagtcagcctggctctggtaccaagtctatCACGACcgattttctcaataagtattttattgaaaaaccggtcatgacagtaccaagtctgtcacgaccggtttttcaataaaatgcttattgaGGAAATCGATCTTTagttcccagtataggaaaagttatcctcactggtagacaaatacttgataaacaaAGGACCAGTagcataaatatattacagggttgagctgaggctgctcaacaaattattacaaactcgccaatatcttacataagggcggttatggcaCAGGgatgtggtgacatgctactagctcgagataaaaagtggtggtggataacttgactcctaactggcggTTCATCGggtgtcgaggtgaggctcgatgaatttatttctggggtggcggaagcggatatgatacagtgaccaaaagcaggatcgcacgggactgactgggactcctctaggcgtcggactcgctatcgaactcttcatccataagatcaccttaatcaacatctggccaaatcaacaagccaggtgagtactttgaaagtacttgcaagacagttcggacaaaagatataacaaatgcatgcatgaatacgTCATGAGCAAAAATAAAGATGCCCAATCCAATAATAATATttttgcacgacttgataagtaaaacaaataactgaaaaccgatcgggtgtctggagcgacgcctcgaaaggtaaacaaacaaaactcatgccgcagtcgggcgtctaagcgacaccacataaagggcttataaagaaatgccacagtcggacgtctgaacgacatcacagaaagggcttgtaaaagaaatgccacagtcggacgtctgagcgacgtcacaaaAAGGGCTtgtaaaataaatgccacagtcggacgtctgagcgacgtcacagaaagggcttgtaaaagaaatgccatagtcggacgtctgagcgacgtcacagaaagtgcttgtaaaagaaatgccacagtcggacgtctgagcgacgtcatagaaagggcttgtatcaaatgtaaataacaagtctgccacagtcggacgtttgagcgacatcacagaaagggcttatatcaaatgtaaataacaagttagtccatccacaggaattaACTCTTAACTGAATTAAAAACTCATGTAGTCCACCGGGTTTTGCCACCGAGGCTGaaatctgacaagataagatgaacacagtacttggacatgtacaagatgattgaaggatttgtgactctgcagagtttgtactgactgaccacagccaacggatttccgtagtcacgaaggactagttctgtttatggtatttcggtagaaacacatttaaccagtacacacccattccacctcacgatgccaggaatcaccctagacaacgtccaagaaaaactttgagacggggaggtcacaacctcgaatagcatgggatcaaatttctatacgcgcgctctaaggggtgcccccctctcggtcccaaccggaaacacccatgccccctgaccagatgacgggctttaatccagggccatggaaccctcatcccggcctctctacttggtgtgtaccaggaaaacggtttgcaacttactaagccatattccttgtggAAACCAAGTGGCAgtacaggaaggaaatgaatgggaatgtgatttgattcacgatgacactgaagtcaaatagactggcgtaagactggcatgccacaacactgccatcttacccatcctcataccatcacatggccatgcaaatatgtatccaacaacatatagctttccgaaacttactttccacttctgtgcatgaaatataacattcaaagaaatttTCATAAATATGCCATGAAACttctaaatgcaaacatgcaacaaacactcatcatatcaagagttcaaacatgcttgcctggttcggagtagtcggagtctaactagGTGTAGTTCGCGGCAacatcacctcctccggtatctacggtataagaaaatacgcacgtaacataaataccgcgaggtgcacaaaaagtaatccaaataattttcaaataaatctgataaaaaactagacaaaattttaaagagaacagaaaaagaatcaaacaaaaatccttCTCTGTTTAAAAGATATCAGTGTTTTGtttcagggacctttctgtaatgaaacagaaaactcccagggggttctgcggaaaagtccagaaaacggttcgtttaaaagaaaagaactaagagactgacaggcgggctccacccgtcaggtttgaatattcaaacgagggagtcggggcgcgacggcgcccgagagttgcggtggtcgccgacggcgatccacggcgagtaaaggggatcgggtggtacctccatgttcagcacgtccttccgcgtctgtgggtggtggtgatGGTCGCCaacgagcactgtgtcgacggcggcccttgcttcggcggacggcggttcgggtggtcgtgggCCTCGTCGGAGGGAGTTGCTGGGGTCAAATTGAAGTGGGGATTAGTCTCCTAGTGGTGCCATGAGACTACGGGCAAGTGCAGGGAGGCGGAGGAGTTCCCACCGAAGAGAAcattgccggagcccgaggcggatggAGGTGGCCGGAGTGGAGGAAGAAGGGCCCTTCGAGGCTCTTCCAAAGGCTAGgtggggtctggtgaggtggtggagttgtgcgggggcgagagcgagctcagaggcgctatttatagccggcccgaggcggttgccgtgaatggATAAGTcaggcgagcgattacggcggcgctgtggctggacggttggATTAGAGGCTTGAGCATCATCTAGACGAAGCACTGGTGCCATTCCAGCGTCTAACTTAGCACGGCAGGGGTGGTTACGGCCTGTccccgacggaacggccgtacggcacTTCGGCGGCAGAGATCGCGCCCtgtgcgtgccaggccacggcgacggtgctgcatgcgtgcgctggcaaggagattgccacgcggagctctcaggaggtttgggcggtgccgaacggcgttatgccgcagtgtgtccccctgtcggccgccacggggttTCTGCCACCGTggaacacgccggcgcaggcgggccggCGCAGGAAtgagccaagcgcgcgtgtggtgctccggacagggaggaggagctgtgagcaacgtgccaagtgcacagtCGACATGTGACTGAATccctgacgaagaaacgacactgaactctgaatttttACTGAAGATGTACAgtaacagtgcaggccaggtgttcgacagaatgattttggcatgtagggatttttccttgagctggtttttggtggagtggtctctcattgcaactaggggttgcctgaattttggtggaatttttggagaagtggagatatgaatttcaccaaatttgacaaatctggtccaaacttgcacagggtgaaatttgaaaattttgaaaaggagaagagtggatcttgatggttctaggttgtgggtgctaaggactatccaggggagttgagttgaggtcaaaattGAAATGCATTAAGGTACTTTctttgcaaattacctaggctcaaaataaaggacagaattgttttgggaaaagaaacaaatgagataaaatccaaaaatggattttattagttgggacagaatgtttgggttgatccaaagtggaaggagggtttTTGGGAAATtttttaccataggaggcatggtaaaatcaagagggatcaaaaccaaagaaaagcccaaaaccaaaaaggttttctatTTAGAAGAAattaaatccaagaaaagattttgagagggaaaactcagatgagaggtttttaagaagggtttaaatgaccttcttcaaaccaagcaaggatcttgctgaaaacaaaaaccacaaattttttggagtgtcacacgcgccccctctcctagggtgcgtccccctgcctcgtgggccccctggacgtccaccgacctcaactccaactccatatatttgctttcacagagaaaaaaatcaaagagaaagtttcattgcgttttacgatacggagccaccaccaagccctaatctctctctggagggctgatctggattccgttcggggctccggagagggggattcgttgccgtcatcattatcaaccatcctccatcaccaatttcatgatgctcgctgtcgtgcgtgagtaattccatcgtaggcttgctggacggtgatgggttggatgagatttaccatgtaataaagttagttttgttagggtttgatccctagtatccactatgttatgagagattgatgttgctatgactttgctatgcttaatgcttgtcactagggcccgagtgccatgatttcagatctgaacctattatgttttcatgaatatatgtgagttcttgatcctatcttgcaagtctatagtcacctattatgtgttatgatctgacaaccccgaagtgacaataatcgggatacttctcggtgatgacggtcgtttgaggagttcatgtattcactaagtgctaatgctttggtcccgtactctattaaaaggaggccttaatatcccttagtttccattaggaccctgctgccacgggagggtaggacaaaagatgtcatgcaagttcttttgcataagcacgtatgactatattcggaatacatgcctacattacattgatgaactggagctagttctgtgtcaccctatgttataactgttacatgatgaaccgcatccgacataattatccatcaccgatccatagcctacgagcttttcacacattgtgctttgcttatttactttaccgttgctactattacaattattacaaaactactactgttacttttgcccctattaccgttacttccatactactttgctactaaatactttgctgcagatactaagttatctaggtgtggttgaattgacaactcaactgctaatacttgagaatattctttggctccccttgtgtcggatcaataaatttgggttgaatactctaccctcaaaaactgttgtgatcccctatacttgtgggttatcaagactattttctggcgccgttgccggggagcatagctctattctttgagtcacttgggatttatatctgctggtaactatgaggaacttgaaagacaaaagaactaagacttatccctcaactacgaggggaggtaaggaactgccatctagctctgcattagattctccttctgttatgagtaagcttgcgacacctaaacctgcttctgctattaattctgatatgtcgcatgttattgatgatgtcacttctactatgcatgatacttatgatgaaactacttctatgcttgatactactgtgtcattaggtgaatttcttgatgaacaacttgttagggttagagagaatgaaattcttgaaactgatatttttgaagatagtgatgatgaaggttctccccctaaatatgaattgcctgttgttccagagggttatgttatggatgaagaaactactagagatattcttgcttgcaatgatagatctgatcttaagaagttattagctaatcTGAAACAGAAAACtccgaatgctagaatgaaatatgactctgcttttgctacttcacctatctttgttactgataaggattatgaattctctgtcgatcctgagataattactttggttgaatctgatcctttttatggctatgaatctgaaactgttgtggcacattttactaaattgaatgatatagccaccctgttcacaaatgatgagaaatctcgctactattatatccttaagatatttccgttctcattaaagggtgatgctaaaacttggtttaattctcttgatcctggttgtgtgcgtagtccccaggatatgatttattacttctctgctaaatatttccctgctcataagaaacaagctgccttgagggaaatatataattttgtgcaaattgaagacgagaatctcccacaagcttgggggaggattctccggttacttaatgctttgcctgatcatcctcttaagaaaaatgaaatacttgatatcttttataatggactagctgatgcttccaaggaccacttggatagttgtgctggttgtgttttcagggaaagaacagtcgatcaagctgaattactattgaataatatgttgactaatgaaaataattggaatcttcctgagccaactcctaaaccaactccgaaggagagaggtgttctatttctcagtcctgaagatatgcaagaggcaaagaaatctatgaaagaaaaaggtattaaagctgaagatgttaagaatttacctccttttgaagaaatacatggtcttaatataccacctatcgaagaaacacatggtcttgataacccgacacaggtagtaaaggtaaattctctctatagatatgataaagttgaaatcccgtatactaagtttcctagccaatgtttagatgaatttgatgactttatggatagacaagaaaatttcaatgcttatgttgatagagaattaaagagtaatgctttgatgattggacacttgagcgattatatggctagagttaaaggtgaacttaagctcattagcaaatatgcttctatggttaccactcaagcagaacaagtacttaaagctcaaagtgatttgcttgatgaattaaataataaacatgattttgctgttagagtggctactagaactggtagactgactcgggaacctttgtatcctgaaggccaccctaagagaattgagcaatattctcagagaaataatgtagatgcacctagtccttctaaaaagaagaaaaagaaaaatgataggactttgcatgcttctagtgaacctgttgtagacacacctgagaatcccaatgacatttctatttctgatgctgaaacacaatctggtgatgaacatgaacctagtgataatgttaatgataatgttcatgttgatgctcaacctagcaataataatgatgtagagattgaacctactgttcatcttgataacccacaatcaaagaatcaacattatgataagagagactttgttgctaggaagcacagtaaagaaagagaaccatgggttcagaaacccatgccttttcctcctaatccatccaagaaaaaggatgatgagaattttgaacgctttgctgaaatgattagacctatcttcttacgtatgcacttaactgaGATGCTTaaggtaaatccttatgctaaatatatgaaggatattattacaaataaaagaaagataccggaagctgaaatttccaccatgcttgctaattatacttttaaaggtggaatacctaagaaacttggagatccaggagtaccaactataccatgctccattaaaagaaactatgttaaaactgttttatgtgatctaggagtcggtgttagtgttatgcctctctctttatatcgtagacttgaattgaataagttcacacctactgaaatatctttgcaaatggctgataaatcaactgctatacctgtcggtatttgtgaggatgtgcctgttgtggttgcgaatgttactatcttaatggactttgttattcttgatattccggaggacgacagtatgtcaattatccttggtagaccctttttgaatactgcaggggctgtaattgattgcaacaaaggcaatgtcacttttcatgttaatggtaatgagcatacggtacactttccgaggaaacaacctcaagttcatagcatcaatcctattggaaaaattccgactatcattattggaggttttgaatttcctcttcctactgtcaagaagaaatatgatattcttattattgggatccctgttgaggtaacctagtgttattcgaaatttctccggttccatgttatttggaatgagttcattaacaagacttgatcaaccttgttagtggattccttttgatgagcatgagatggatgaaattagaaggaacaaccttctgtactccccttttactttctgttatttagattaaataaagtaaaataagtattttctgtctgttttctgaattatccatgcaataaaaaataccccgaaaataaaagttctccaaatgccctacaaatttagtatgattttttttggaatatttgagaatatttggcactgagaacacaacagggggagctggcacctggccatgagggtccagggcgctccCTCCCCTatatggcgcgccccctgcctcgtgggcccatggtgggcccctccacttattcctgcacccacacacttcttcttcctcccaaaaaaatcagcatccagctcaagcacgagttctagcctgCGTTTTGATTTCCGGTTTGTGTTTTTTTCGTCCTTGGGCGAAATGGCCGAATTTCGGGAATTTCAAAATTTTCGGCAAAATCTCGGACGAAATTGCAaaatcaaaatttgaaaatttgatcAAAATTCAACCGAAATTTtgccgaaattcggccgaaattcaaacaaaatttgaaataaaacAAAGCATAAACATATCAGTGCAACAACCACCAGGATGGATCGAATAAACTTCAGCAAATAAGCTCTAGGGATTAATAAAACTACATCTGTCCAACATATAGCAGGCGCACATTAGTTATaaagtttccaacaacataaaCATTAACAGTCCAACATCATTTCAACCATCACAGCGTAGTTCATAGTTTAAATAGTCCGGTACAGCCAATAGACTTAAAGGATTACACATAGAAATAACAGCTCCAAAAGACAACCATCAAAGCATGACACTGATACAGCAGCTCCAAGCTTGCCTACATCCAAAAGCTTCTTGATATCCCTGGATATTCTTCACATGCCATTACTGCTTTAGAGAAAATAGAGGAAGGGTCAGGATGGAGGTATTCTGCATTGGAATTATCTTCTGCCACTTTgtgcaacaaaaaataaaatggATTATCAGGAGAAGTAGCTAGTAGAACAATATTCAAATGTTATGCATGCTCATGAATCAAATAACAAATCTACTACAACAATATAGTTTTTATTCACCAAAAAGCTTTAAGAACAAAGGTTATGGCTCCATATACTAGAATGATGAATTTTAGTTTATAGTTTATACTCCAACACAACAAAACTCTAAGGATACAAAGAAAGCAACATAGACACAAACAACCCGCTGTAGGCTTGGACTAGCCATTTGTCAATTGTCACACAAAAGGAAAATACACGGTGAAAAATGTGAATCAAAAATCATGCATAAGCTCAAGGTATTGCAGGATAAATATAGTGGTTAACATACCTATAAAACAGCAGCTCCAAGCTTGCATACATCCaaaagcttcttgatatccttagTTCTTCATGTGGCATTTTTGGTTTAGAGAAAATAGAGAAAGGATCAGGATGGATGTAGTTCAACATCAAAAATTTCTTCTTCCACTTTGTGCATAATCAAATAAAATGGACTAACAGAGAACATCACTACTAGGTGATTGGTAGCAATTAGAACAACACTGATAGGTGATAAGTATAGCAACTACAACAGCAATACAAGATAAGTGGCAATTATAACAACACTACTAGGTGATAATTGACAAGTAGCAATTAGAGCAGCAGTACTGATCATACATAGTGAGAATAAATATTAGAGCGGAAACGCCAAAAATAAGAGACTTACCAAATCTACGAGTAGAGGCTATTCACTTCCTTGGTCTTCTTCCTAACTAGTCGTCCAGATCTACGAGTCTCCAAATTGCCAACACTTGCTGCTGTCTCCTTTTCAGCTTGTACTTGTGTCTCTTCTTCCACTTGCATTTGTGTCTCTTGCTGATCTTGTtgatcatcctcatcatcctcactcACCCCATCATCATCCTCACTCTCATTATCAACATACTCATTATCTTCGTCGTCATCCTCACTCTCAGTTTCGACATACTCATTCTCCTCATCATgattcctcttccttttcttcttattACCCTTTGTACCAACATAAGAATCCTTCCTGCCTGAATTGAGACGCCTTATTTTCTCAAAAACAGCACTGGCTTCATTAGCTCCATCCACAATTGGATCCTCTTCATCCTCATTCAGCCACTCCATTATTGGATTTGCTTCATCAAACATTGTTGTGTCCATCAGCAGTGCACTTGGATCAACTTCATTATCTATATCTTTCTCTTGATCTTCTTCAGCACGTATCTTCAAAGTTTGAATAGTAAACCAAGTAAATTATATGACATGCAAGGACAATACAAGGTTGACAAAGAAAGTAAAATGAGTTAGTTTATACCTTTAGGTTGTAGCATACAGAAACTAGCTTGTGGAGCTTGTCATATAAAAGACGATTTCTTTGCTTTGTGTGCACCAAAGCAAAGGCGCTCCAATTCCTCTCACACCCACTTGATGAGATACATTGTGAGCAAATTCTCATTGCACACTTCTGCAATGCAGGAACATCCCCTCCAAATTGAAACCACCATTGGGCTGCAAGATATCACCAATGAAATTTTCAGAATTGCAAACAAAAAGGAGATGAAAATTCTAAAACTAAAGGACCATGTCTTACTTGGCTCCATTCTCGCCGCAGCTTCTTCTGCTAATCTGGTCCCAAACCTCCCTTGGCACTCCCTAAACTTACTTACTTCATCAATGGCTGAAAGAGCACTCTTTGGATCTAATATCTTCGCTATCGCATCTGTTAGTGAGGTAGCATAATCTGTATGGTTGCAAAGGTTGAGCTTGTAATGTGTATATGGATCAAGGACAACAGCTGCATAAAAAATAGAGCAACATGaattaaaaacagaaaaaaaaagaaatctAAATTTCAAAATTCCATTCATTTATGAATACCTGCAACCATAAATGTATCTTCTTCCCTTGCCTCTATCCTCTTGCCCACCTTGCGCATGAAACTAAGGTACAACCTTGATGTAGGGCCTAGATGTGCTTCCATCCCTTGTATAGCGAGCATCATACTTTTCTTGAATCCAGAAAGAGTGCATTGTTTCTGTGTATCAGCATACCTCATGGCCTTATAAAGTGGCCTCAATGAACCCAATACCCACTCTAGCGTGTTCCACCAAACATTACTAGACAAACATTCTTCAACAAACACATATCCAGGCTCATACCTCCACTGACACTCCTTCCAATCAGTCGAAACCATCCACTCCCTAAATTTATCTTTCTTCAAATGGTAACTCTCAAGGAACATGAAGACAGTCCCAAAACGGGTGGCATTTGGTCTAATTAGTTCACCACCTATGTTCTTCTTCATGTTATCATGTAGGTTATTGTGCTTATGCAAGAACCTACAGATTGTCTTGGCACTCTTGACTATCACATCAACCTCGGGAAATTTGGCTATATCTTTTAACATAAGATTGACGGTGTGGGCAGCACACGGTTGCCAAACAATATGAGAGTATTTTGGTTCTTCTATAAGGGTTTTGCAAGCTTTCTTATAGTTGGACCCATTATCGGTTACTATTTGAACAATAT from Triticum aestivum cultivar Chinese Spring chromosome 3B, IWGSC CS RefSeq v2.1, whole genome shotgun sequence includes these protein-coding regions:
- the LOC123067531 gene encoding uncharacterized protein gives rise to the protein MQPKITSALDPNSRDALGLAWSKFFHANDIAGHKADCPYFRAAVKITQQLGPAPIPTAKDIDGKYLEANYDEATSFLQKFKQDWKNFGVTLMCDSWTGPTGMSLINFMVYCNTRMFFLNTIDASGQTQNSDFIYREIEKVVEEIGHEHIVQIVTDNGSNYKKACKTLIEEPKYSHIVWQPCAAHTVNLMLKDIAKFPEVDVIVKSAKTICRFLHKHNNLHDNMKKNIGGELIRPNATRFGTVFMFLESYHLKKDKFREWMVSTDWKECQWRYEPGYVFVEECLSSNVWWNTLEWVLGSLRPLYKAMRYADTQKQCTLSGFKKSMMLAIQGMEAHLGPTSRLYLSFMRKVGKRIEAREEDTFMVAGIHK